The genomic DNA TGTTGGCACGCCACCTCAGCGGCTTCTCGCGCAGCCGCCTGCAGCAATGGATCGAGAACGGGGCGGTGCTGGTCGACGGCGAGGTGCGCCGTTCCAAGTCCTCGGTGCAGATGGGCGAGCGCGTCGTGGTCCGTCCGCAGGCGGCGGCCGAATCGCGCGCCTTCGTGGCCGAAGACGTGCCGCTTAACATCGTGTACGAGGACGCCACGCTGCTGGTCATCGACAAGCCCGCCGGCCTGGTGGTGCATCCTGCCGCCGGCAACTGGGGCGGCACCGTGCTCAACGGCCTGCTGCACCGCTACCCGGAGGCCGCAAGCCTGCCGCGCGCGGGCATCGTCCACCGGCTTGACAAGGAAACGTCCGGGCTGATGGTGGTGGCCCGCACGCTGACCGCGCAGACCGACCTGGTGCGCCAGCTGCAGGCGCGTACTGTCAAGCGCAGCTACCTGGCGCTGGTGTGGGGCGAGACGCCCGAGTCCGGCACCATCGATGCGCCGATCGGCCGCGATCCGCGCGAACGGATCCGCATGGCGATCGTGCTCACCAACAGCGGCAAGCCCTCGCGCACCCACTTCCGCACGCTGGGCACGGTGCCGCTCGGGCGCGGCCATGTCTCGATGGTGATGTGCCAGCTCGAAACCGGCCGCACCCACCAGATTCGCGTCCACTTCGAATC from Cupriavidus sp. D39 includes the following:
- a CDS encoding RluA family pseudouridine synthase, giving the protein MTQPPASRIAPILARQLARFMLINCMGNVSRMKNSIKHYSPSPLPETAAKGIEQQAADSTDILSEVEDLEDLTDVAALGGLEAGAEASPIELEMQPVEIEVDGASHGERLDKLLARHLSGFSRSRLQQWIENGAVLVDGEVRRSKSSVQMGERVVVRPQAAAESRAFVAEDVPLNIVYEDATLLVIDKPAGLVVHPAAGNWGGTVLNGLLHRYPEAASLPRAGIVHRLDKETSGLMVVARTLTAQTDLVRQLQARTVKRSYLALVWGETPESGTIDAPIGRDPRERIRMAIVLTNSGKPSRTHFRTLGTVPLGRGHVSMVMCQLETGRTHQIRVHFESIGHPMVGDPVYHRAATQRGQRPAIKAPLPVPLARQALHAFRLGLVHPATGKTVSWEAQPPDDLQALIEALDFDRAGDEDEDDGWTEGEDGAWEYGDDD